From a region of the Georgenia yuyongxinii genome:
- the aceE gene encoding pyruvate dehydrogenase (acetyl-transferring), homodimeric type, with the protein MSSRDESSPLINGLLSQVKDIDTDETQEWLESLDGLIDDRGGPRARYIMLNLLKRARERSVAIPNPITTPYVNTIGIHEEPYFPGDEVVERKYRGWIRWNAAVMVTRAQRPDIGVGGHISSYASVATLYEVGMNHFFRGKDHPGGGDQVFFQGHASPGNYARAFLEGRLSEADLDGFRQEYSHPEGSRGLPSYPHPRRMPDFWEFPTVSMGLGPAQAIYQAWVNRYLHERGIKDTSEQRVWAFLGDGEMDEPESRGMLQQAAQQNLDNLTFVVNCNLQRLDGPVRGNGKIIQELEAQFRGAGWNVIKVIWGREWDALLNADKDRALVNLMNETLDGDYQTYKANDGAYVREHFFGRDPRTKELVKNMTDDEIWALKRGGHDYRKIFAAYKAATEHTGQPTVILAHTVKGYGLGPSFAGRNSTHQMKKMKTTDLKMLRDALRIPISDEQLEDPYNAPYYRPDESDETLQYMLERRKALGGFVPERRDPVKTLTLPDDKPYEILAKGSGKQEVATTMGFVRLLKELMKDKEIGRRLVPIIPDEARTFGLDAIFPTAKIFNVKGQNYTSVDHDLMLSYKESEQGQILHTGINEAGSASAMQVVGTSYAVHGEPMIPVYIFYSMFGFQRTGDQFWAAGDQLARGFVIGATAGKTTLAGEGTQHMDGHSPVLASTNPAFVHYDPAYAYEIRHIVKDGLQRMYGEDPRDPNVMYYLTVYNEPMHQPAEPENVDVAGILKGIHRIAEPEGDGPRAQLLASGVGVPWAVHARELLANDWGVRAGVWSVTSWYELRRDGLEANKHNFLHPTEERREAYVTTRLRDAGGPYVATSDYEHQVQDSIREWVPGDYYTLGADGFGYSDTRPAARRQLFIDAHSMAVRTLQALADRGEIDRDVPRQAIEKYDLFNVHAGESGTAGGDA; encoded by the coding sequence GTGAGTTCACGAGACGAGTCCTCGCCGCTGATCAACGGACTGCTCAGCCAGGTAAAGGACATCGATACCGACGAGACCCAGGAGTGGTTGGAGTCCCTCGACGGTCTCATCGACGACCGTGGCGGCCCGCGCGCCCGGTACATCATGCTCAACCTGCTCAAGCGCGCCCGTGAGCGGAGCGTGGCGATCCCCAACCCGATCACCACCCCGTACGTCAACACGATCGGGATCCACGAGGAGCCGTACTTCCCCGGCGACGAGGTCGTCGAGCGCAAGTACCGCGGCTGGATCCGCTGGAACGCGGCCGTCATGGTCACGCGCGCCCAGCGGCCGGACATCGGGGTGGGCGGACACATCTCCTCCTACGCCTCGGTGGCCACGCTGTACGAGGTGGGCATGAACCACTTCTTCCGCGGCAAGGACCACCCGGGCGGTGGCGACCAGGTCTTCTTCCAGGGGCACGCCTCCCCCGGCAACTACGCGCGCGCCTTCCTCGAGGGCCGCCTCAGTGAAGCCGACCTGGACGGGTTCCGGCAGGAGTACTCCCATCCGGAGGGCAGCCGCGGGCTGCCGTCCTACCCGCACCCGCGCCGCATGCCGGACTTCTGGGAGTTCCCCACCGTGTCCATGGGACTCGGGCCGGCGCAGGCGATCTACCAGGCATGGGTCAACCGCTACCTGCACGAGCGTGGCATCAAGGACACCTCGGAGCAGCGCGTCTGGGCGTTCCTCGGTGACGGGGAGATGGACGAGCCGGAGTCGCGCGGCATGCTGCAGCAGGCCGCCCAGCAGAACCTGGACAACCTGACCTTCGTGGTCAACTGCAACCTGCAGCGCCTCGACGGACCGGTGCGCGGCAACGGCAAGATCATCCAGGAGCTGGAGGCCCAGTTCCGCGGGGCAGGCTGGAACGTCATCAAGGTCATCTGGGGCCGTGAGTGGGACGCCCTGCTCAACGCGGACAAGGACCGCGCGCTCGTCAACCTCATGAACGAGACCCTTGACGGGGACTACCAGACCTACAAGGCAAACGACGGCGCCTACGTGCGCGAACACTTCTTCGGTCGCGACCCGCGCACCAAGGAGCTCGTCAAGAACATGACGGACGACGAGATCTGGGCGCTCAAGCGCGGCGGGCACGACTACCGCAAGATCTTCGCCGCCTACAAGGCCGCCACCGAGCACACCGGGCAGCCGACCGTCATCCTGGCCCACACCGTCAAGGGCTACGGGCTGGGACCGAGCTTCGCTGGGCGCAACTCCACGCACCAGATGAAGAAGATGAAGACCACGGACCTGAAGATGCTCCGTGACGCCCTGCGCATCCCGATCTCGGACGAGCAGCTCGAGGACCCCTACAACGCTCCGTACTACCGCCCGGACGAGTCCGACGAGACGCTGCAGTACATGCTCGAGCGCCGCAAGGCCCTCGGCGGTTTCGTCCCCGAGCGCCGCGACCCCGTCAAGACGCTGACCCTGCCGGACGACAAGCCCTACGAGATCCTCGCGAAGGGCTCCGGCAAGCAGGAGGTCGCCACCACGATGGGCTTCGTCCGCCTCCTCAAGGAGCTGATGAAGGACAAGGAGATCGGCCGGCGGCTCGTGCCGATCATCCCCGACGAGGCACGCACCTTCGGCCTGGACGCCATCTTCCCGACGGCGAAGATCTTCAACGTCAAGGGACAGAACTACACCTCGGTGGACCACGACCTCATGCTCAGCTACAAGGAGTCCGAGCAGGGGCAGATCCTCCACACCGGCATCAACGAGGCCGGCTCGGCCTCGGCGATGCAGGTGGTCGGAACGTCGTACGCCGTGCACGGCGAGCCGATGATCCCGGTCTACATCTTCTACTCGATGTTCGGCTTCCAGCGGACGGGCGACCAGTTCTGGGCGGCCGGGGACCAGCTGGCGCGCGGGTTCGTCATCGGAGCGACGGCCGGCAAGACGACGCTCGCGGGCGAGGGCACCCAGCACATGGACGGCCACTCCCCCGTGCTCGCGTCTACCAACCCGGCGTTCGTGCACTACGACCCGGCCTACGCCTACGAGATCCGCCACATCGTCAAGGACGGTCTGCAGCGGATGTACGGCGAGGACCCACGCGACCCGAACGTCATGTACTACCTCACGGTGTACAACGAGCCGATGCACCAGCCGGCCGAGCCGGAGAACGTGGACGTCGCGGGCATCCTCAAGGGCATCCATCGCATCGCCGAGCCGGAGGGTGACGGCCCGCGTGCCCAGCTGCTCGCCTCGGGCGTCGGGGTGCCGTGGGCGGTGCACGCCCGCGAGCTGCTCGCCAACGACTGGGGCGTCCGCGCGGGCGTCTGGTCGGTAACGAGCTGGTACGAGCTGCGCCGCGACGGTCTGGAGGCCAACAAGCACAACTTCCTCCACCCGACCGAGGAGCGCCGCGAGGCGTACGTGACCACCCGGCTTCGCGACGCCGGCGGCCCGTACGTGGCCACCAGCGACTACGAGCACCAGGTGCAGGACTCCATCCGCGAGTGGGTGCCGGGCGACTACTACACGCTCGGCGCGGACGGCTTCGGCTACTCCGACACCCGCCCGGCGGCCCGGCGTCAGCTCTTCATCGACGCCCACTCGATGGCGGTGCGGACGCTGCAGGCGCTGGCGGACCGCGGTGAGATCGATCGGGACGTCCCGCGGCAGGCGATCGAGAAGTACGACCTGTTCAATGTGCACGCCGGCGAGTCCGGCACGGCGGGCGGCGACGCCTGA
- a CDS encoding DUF3052 domain-containing protein produces the protein MAVSAGAGAGNRFGFTTGQVIQEFGYDDDVDPSVREKIETVTGTELVDEEYGDVCDGTLIWWREDDAEHEDLTDLLVEAQSNLEDGGGLIWVLTPKPGRQGHVRPADVEEAAQTAGMHATSAATVADEWSGIRIASRSRGR, from the coding sequence GTGGCAGTCAGCGCGGGCGCGGGAGCCGGCAACAGGTTCGGCTTCACCACCGGGCAGGTGATCCAGGAGTTCGGTTACGACGACGACGTCGACCCCAGCGTCCGGGAGAAGATCGAGACGGTCACCGGCACGGAGCTCGTCGACGAGGAGTACGGCGACGTCTGCGACGGCACCCTGATCTGGTGGCGCGAGGACGACGCCGAGCACGAGGACCTCACCGACCTCCTCGTCGAGGCCCAGTCGAACCTGGAGGACGGCGGCGGTCTCATCTGGGTCCTCACCCCCAAGCCGGGGCGTCAAGGGCACGTGCGGCCCGCCGATGTCGAGGAGGCCGCCCAGACCGCGGGCATGCACGCCACCTCCGCCGCCACCGTCGCGGACGAGTGGTCCGGCATCCGCATCGCCTCCCGCAGCCGAGGACGCTGA
- a CDS encoding peroxiredoxin: MAAQATTAPGGVVVGQPAPDFELPDTHGTPVRLSGLRGAPVALVFFPFVFSGICTSELCELRDNLADFAARGVRLLAISTDAMFAQRAWAEAEGFGFDLLSDFWPHGAVSRAYGVLDEANGHALRGSFLLDADGVVRWSVVNPRGQARELAAYRAALTGLGE, encoded by the coding sequence GTGGCAGCGCAGGCGACGACGGCGCCTGGCGGCGTCGTCGTGGGTCAGCCGGCTCCGGACTTCGAGCTGCCGGACACGCACGGCACCCCGGTGCGGCTCTCCGGCCTGCGGGGTGCGCCGGTCGCGCTGGTGTTCTTCCCGTTCGTGTTCTCCGGGATCTGTACCTCCGAGCTGTGCGAGCTGCGGGACAACCTCGCCGACTTCGCCGCGCGGGGCGTGCGCCTGCTGGCGATCTCCACCGACGCGATGTTCGCCCAGCGCGCCTGGGCCGAGGCCGAGGGGTTCGGGTTCGACCTGCTCTCGGACTTCTGGCCGCACGGCGCCGTCTCGCGCGCCTACGGCGTGCTTGACGAGGCCAACGGTCACGCGCTGCGCGGCAGCTTCCTACTCGACGCCGACGGCGTGGTCCGGTGGAGCGTGGTCAACCCGCGTGGGCAGGCCCGCGAGCTTGCTGCCTACCGGGCCGCACTCACCGGGCTGGGGGAGTAG
- a CDS encoding Nif3-like dinuclear metal center hexameric protein — protein MPLTLADVVDLLERRYPPGTAEDWDAVGLVAGDPAAPVRKVLLAVDPTEEVVAEALEWGADLLVTHHPLYLRGTSTVAATTPKGRMIHALLTGGCGLYVAHTNADAASDGVAQALADTLGLVGTRPLVPLDGAALDTLVTFVPREHTQSLLDALADAGAGRLGEYERAAFTSPGTGTFRPLAGAQPAIGQVGTVEAVAEDRLEIVLPRERRTAVLAALQAAHPYEEPAFTLVAQPTQPAVTGTGRVGELPAPVTLQAFAEQVATVLPATPQGIRVGGDLDAEVRTVAVCGGAGDSLLEVARRSGADVYLTADLRHHPASEHLAGGRPFLVDATHWASEWPWLPRAAEGLRTDAASRGARLDLRVSTLVTDPWTLRLAQPHSQQHS, from the coding sequence ATGCCCCTCACGCTCGCCGACGTCGTAGACCTCCTCGAGCGGCGGTACCCGCCCGGGACCGCCGAGGACTGGGACGCCGTCGGGCTCGTGGCCGGTGACCCCGCCGCGCCCGTGCGCAAGGTGCTGCTCGCGGTCGACCCCACCGAGGAGGTCGTCGCGGAGGCCCTCGAGTGGGGCGCGGACCTGCTGGTCACTCACCACCCGCTGTACCTGCGGGGCACCTCGACCGTGGCCGCCACGACGCCCAAGGGCCGCATGATCCACGCGCTGCTGACCGGCGGCTGCGGCCTGTACGTCGCCCACACCAATGCCGATGCCGCGTCCGACGGCGTCGCGCAGGCTCTCGCGGACACGCTCGGCCTGGTCGGCACCCGCCCGCTCGTCCCGCTTGACGGGGCCGCGCTCGACACACTCGTCACATTCGTGCCCCGTGAGCACACGCAGTCCCTGCTCGACGCGCTGGCCGACGCCGGTGCGGGCCGTCTGGGGGAGTACGAGCGGGCCGCATTCACGTCGCCCGGCACGGGCACGTTCCGTCCGCTGGCGGGGGCACAGCCCGCGATCGGGCAGGTCGGGACGGTGGAGGCGGTGGCCGAGGACCGGCTGGAGATCGTGCTGCCCCGGGAGCGCCGCACCGCGGTGCTCGCCGCGCTGCAGGCGGCGCACCCCTACGAGGAGCCGGCCTTCACGCTCGTGGCGCAGCCGACGCAGCCGGCCGTGACCGGCACGGGTCGGGTCGGGGAGCTGCCCGCACCCGTGACACTGCAGGCCTTCGCCGAGCAGGTGGCCACCGTCCTCCCCGCGACGCCGCAGGGCATCCGGGTGGGGGGCGACCTCGACGCCGAGGTACGCACCGTCGCAGTGTGCGGCGGGGCCGGGGATTCGCTGCTCGAGGTGGCACGGCGCAGCGGCGCGGACGTCTATCTCACCGCCGACCTGCGCCACCACCCCGCCTCGGAGCACCTGGCGGGCGGTCGCCCGTTCCTCGTCGACGCCACCCACTGGGCGAGCGAGTGGCCCTGGCTGCCCCGCGCCGCCGAGGGGTTGCGTACCGACGCCGCCTCGCGCGGCGCTAGGTTGGACCTGCGGGTCTCCACGTTGGTGACCGACCCCTGGACTCTGCGCCTGGCGCAACCGCACTCACAACAGCACAGCTGA
- a CDS encoding zinc ribbon domain-containing protein, giving the protein MTTAPVKDQRRLLDLQALDTRAAKLAHQRRSLPVLATLAELEGRAEDLHRAQVEAKTLASDTRRELTKAEADVEQVRSRAVRHQAKLDAGAGLSRELVALQTEVAQLAQRQGVLEEIELEIMERLEAAEVRVADLDMQERAVAADVDRHTADRDAQFATLDAEMAEVRAERETVAGDIDAELLDLYEYARRRTGGLGAVALRGRRTEGAQVDFSLSELAAIDAAGPDEVLTSEEHGYVLVRLDEGQ; this is encoded by the coding sequence GTGACCACCGCCCCCGTGAAGGACCAGCGCCGGCTGCTCGACCTGCAGGCGCTCGACACGCGCGCCGCGAAGCTCGCCCACCAGCGCCGCTCCCTGCCCGTGCTCGCGACCCTGGCCGAGCTCGAAGGGCGGGCCGAGGACCTGCACCGGGCCCAGGTGGAGGCGAAAACCCTGGCGTCGGACACGCGCCGCGAGCTCACCAAGGCCGAGGCCGACGTCGAGCAGGTCCGCAGCCGCGCCGTCCGGCACCAGGCCAAGCTCGACGCCGGGGCGGGCCTCTCCCGTGAGCTGGTAGCCCTGCAGACCGAGGTGGCCCAGCTGGCCCAGCGTCAGGGCGTGCTCGAGGAGATCGAGCTGGAGATCATGGAGCGGCTGGAAGCGGCGGAGGTACGGGTGGCCGACCTCGATATGCAGGAGCGCGCGGTCGCGGCTGACGTCGACCGGCACACCGCCGACCGGGACGCGCAGTTCGCGACTCTCGACGCCGAGATGGCCGAGGTCCGCGCCGAGCGGGAGACGGTCGCCGGCGACATCGACGCGGAGCTGCTCGACCTGTACGAGTACGCCCGCCGCCGCACCGGCGGGCTCGGCGCCGTCGCGCTGCGCGGGCGGCGCACCGAGGGCGCGCAGGTGGACTTCTCGCTCAGTGAGCTGGCGGCCATCGACGCCGCCGGGCCCGATGAGGTGCTCACCTCCGAGGAGCACGGCTACGTTCTGGTCCGGCTCGACGAGGGTCAGTGA
- a CDS encoding bifunctional RNase H/acid phosphatase, whose translation MTTTPGDEGDQGALFSHGQGDVFARGASAGPPGASGASAGPPAPSGRRLVVETDGGSRGNPGHAGYGAVVREAGTGRVLAEWAGYLGIATNNVAEYMAVVNGLLASAELDPGATVEVRADSKLVVEQMSGRWKIKHADLRALAEQARAAFDPARVRYTWVPREQNTAADALANAVMDSHGQIRRNHDRPTAALRAVPGEVGVPWDVPAPASVRGPAHDAGPTADDAPATAAGAQVVAGNAQTTEEVVAARTNAPRMSGTPLPRMGGEPATVVLVRHGVTELTETGRYSGGDTPGPALSVQGRAQAERAAILVGRVGVDVWTDVPVPTAVVASPMVRTQETGAAVARSLGLPVVSDDRFAECRFGQWDGLTVPEIEAGWPGQVLDWATTADVRPPGGESLRDVGARVARGLRAVAARHQGATVVLAAHTVVIRAAVGLVGRLAPGHWSAVRIPPASLTIVRVWPRPDVDGRLVGDLTVVGCPSELVA comes from the coding sequence GTGACGACCACCCCGGGTGACGAAGGAGACCAGGGCGCGCTCTTCTCGCACGGCCAGGGCGACGTCTTCGCGCGCGGGGCCTCGGCCGGTCCGCCCGGGGCATCAGGCGCTTCAGCCGGTCCGCCCGCCCCGTCGGGGCGCAGGCTGGTCGTCGAGACCGACGGCGGCTCGCGCGGCAATCCCGGCCACGCCGGGTACGGCGCCGTCGTGCGCGAGGCGGGCACCGGCCGGGTTCTGGCGGAGTGGGCGGGCTACCTGGGCATCGCCACCAACAACGTCGCCGAGTACATGGCGGTGGTCAACGGGCTGCTGGCCTCAGCCGAGCTCGACCCGGGCGCCACGGTGGAGGTCCGGGCCGACTCCAAGCTCGTCGTCGAGCAGATGAGCGGGCGCTGGAAGATCAAGCACGCCGACCTGCGCGCCCTGGCCGAGCAGGCCCGGGCCGCGTTCGACCCCGCGCGGGTGCGCTACACGTGGGTGCCCCGCGAGCAGAACACCGCCGCGGACGCACTGGCCAACGCCGTCATGGACTCCCACGGCCAGATCCGCCGGAACCACGACCGGCCCACCGCCGCGCTGCGTGCCGTGCCTGGCGAGGTCGGTGTCCCGTGGGACGTGCCCGCCCCCGCAAGCGTGCGCGGCCCTGCCCACGACGCGGGGCCCACGGCCGACGACGCACCGGCCACCGCCGCCGGGGCGCAGGTCGTTGCCGGCAACGCCCAGACCACCGAGGAGGTCGTCGCCGCCCGGACGAACGCGCCGCGTATGTCGGGCACACCGCTGCCGCGCATGGGCGGTGAACCGGCCACCGTGGTCCTGGTGCGGCACGGTGTCACGGAGCTGACGGAGACCGGCAGGTACTCGGGCGGTGACACGCCCGGGCCCGCCCTCAGCGTGCAGGGCCGCGCCCAGGCCGAGCGTGCGGCCATACTGGTGGGCCGGGTCGGGGTGGACGTCTGGACGGACGTGCCCGTCCCGACGGCGGTGGTCGCCTCGCCGATGGTCCGCACCCAGGAGACCGGGGCCGCGGTGGCTCGGTCCCTCGGGCTGCCCGTCGTCAGCGACGACCGGTTCGCCGAGTGCCGCTTCGGGCAGTGGGACGGGTTGACGGTGCCCGAGATCGAGGCGGGCTGGCCCGGCCAGGTGCTGGACTGGGCCACCACCGCGGACGTGCGGCCGCCGGGCGGCGAGTCCCTGCGAGACGTGGGGGCGCGGGTGGCACGTGGGCTGCGCGCGGTCGCCGCGCGCCATCAGGGCGCCACGGTGGTCCTTGCCGCCCACACCGTGGTGATCCGCGCCGCGGTGGGCCTGGTGGGGCGGCTCGCCCCCGGCCACTGGTCGGCGGTCCGCATCCCGCCCGCCTCGCTCACGATCGTGCGGGTCTGGCCGCGGCCGGACGTGGACGGCAGGCTCGTCGGGGACCTCACCGTGGTGGGATGCCCCTCCGAGCTGGTGGCCTAG
- a CDS encoding YaaA family protein, with amino-acid sequence MLLLLPPSEGKTPPATGAPVDLAALSAPALTGARELVLGAVEQVSARPDAPAILGVGAKVADEVGHNLVLRTAPAAPAAAVYTGVLYAAAGLRALRGSSARRARESVRIFSGLWGVLTPADAVPAYRLSMGVDLPGAGKLAAFWRSRLGDALDEQATGNVVVDCRSATYATAWRPPAGAEHVVVQVVREQDGRRQVVSHNAKHARGVLTHHLLTRGGRAPRTAEDLAGAAEELTRTAGQEAGAVHAVELGPAVRGPRTLTLVERS; translated from the coding sequence GTGCTCCTGCTCCTGCCGCCCTCCGAGGGCAAGACCCCGCCGGCGACGGGTGCACCGGTCGACCTGGCCGCCCTGAGCGCGCCGGCGCTGACCGGTGCCCGTGAGCTCGTGCTCGGCGCCGTCGAGCAGGTCTCCGCACGACCCGACGCGCCCGCGATCCTGGGCGTCGGAGCCAAGGTCGCAGACGAGGTGGGCCACAACCTTGTCCTCCGCACGGCGCCGGCGGCGCCCGCCGCAGCCGTGTACACCGGGGTGCTCTACGCCGCCGCCGGGCTGCGCGCGCTTCGCGGTAGTTCCGCCCGCCGCGCCCGCGAGAGCGTGCGCATCTTCTCCGGGCTGTGGGGCGTGCTCACGCCCGCCGACGCCGTCCCCGCCTACCGGCTGTCCATGGGCGTGGACCTCCCGGGAGCCGGGAAGCTGGCGGCGTTCTGGCGCTCGCGACTCGGGGACGCCCTCGACGAGCAGGCCACGGGTAACGTCGTCGTGGACTGCCGCTCCGCCACGTACGCCACGGCCTGGCGACCTCCCGCGGGGGCCGAGCACGTCGTCGTCCAGGTGGTGCGGGAGCAGGACGGCCGCCGTCAGGTGGTCTCGCACAACGCCAAGCACGCCCGTGGAGTCCTCACCCACCATCTGCTCACCCGTGGCGGGCGCGCCCCGCGCACGGCCGAGGACCTGGCCGGAGCGGCGGAGGAGTTGACCCGCACAGCAGGCCAGGAGGCGGGCGCCGTCCATGCCGTGGAGCTGGGCCCGGCCGTGCGGGGGCCCCGGACTCTCACGCTGGTCGAGCGCTCCTGA
- a CDS encoding PspC domain-containing protein, whose translation MTDVRTNFRRQGLVRPRDTRVIAGVCAGLGRRFGLGPWVTRLLFVLLLMVLPGSQFIVYFILWVLMPNEY comes from the coding sequence GTGACCGACGTCCGTACCAACTTCCGCCGTCAGGGGCTCGTGCGCCCCCGCGACACGCGGGTCATCGCCGGCGTCTGCGCCGGCCTGGGGCGCCGGTTCGGCCTGGGGCCCTGGGTGACCCGACTGCTCTTCGTCCTGCTGCTCATGGTTCTGCCAGGCAGCCAGTTCATCGTCTACTTCATCCTCTGGGTGCTCATGCCCAACGAGTACTGA
- the ppgK gene encoding polyphosphate--glucose phosphotransferase — translation MNEQIGFGIDIGGSGIKGAPVDLATGVLTAERVRIPTPSPSTPTAVAATVAELVAAFDLPAGASVGLTFPAPIKHGLVPFIANLHRSWKGVDVPALMNEATGRRVTAVNDADAAGVAEVAYGAAKGVPGVVLLTTLGTGIGSALVVDGHLVPNTELGHLEIDGHEAEHRASSAAKETEGLSWSDWAARLQRFYEVVEMLFSPDLLVVGGGVSKKHAKFLPLLRTKAPIVPAVLRNTAGIVGAARLAAGGAT, via the coding sequence GTGAACGAGCAGATCGGTTTCGGCATCGACATCGGCGGCTCCGGGATCAAGGGCGCCCCCGTGGACCTGGCCACCGGCGTGCTGACGGCGGAACGGGTGCGCATCCCCACCCCGAGCCCGTCCACCCCGACGGCGGTGGCCGCCACCGTCGCCGAGCTGGTGGCGGCCTTCGACCTGCCCGCCGGCGCCTCGGTGGGCCTGACGTTTCCGGCGCCCATCAAGCACGGCCTCGTGCCGTTCATCGCGAACCTGCACCGGTCCTGGAAGGGCGTCGACGTGCCGGCGCTCATGAATGAGGCGACCGGACGCCGGGTGACCGCGGTGAACGACGCCGACGCCGCCGGCGTCGCCGAGGTCGCCTACGGCGCCGCGAAGGGGGTGCCGGGCGTGGTGCTGCTGACGACCCTCGGGACCGGGATCGGTTCCGCCCTGGTCGTCGACGGTCACCTCGTGCCCAACACGGAGCTCGGCCACCTCGAGATCGACGGGCACGAGGCGGAGCACCGGGCCTCGTCGGCCGCCAAGGAGACCGAGGGGCTGAGCTGGTCGGACTGGGCCGCACGCCTCCAGCGGTTCTACGAGGTCGTGGAGATGCTGTTCTCCCCCGACCTGCTCGTCGTGGGCGGCGGCGTCAGCAAGAAGCACGCGAAGTTCCTGCCACTGTTGCGCACCAAGGCCCCGATCGTTCCGGCCGTGCTGAGGAACACGGCCGGGATCGTCGGCGCTGCCCGCCTTGCCGCGGGTGGTGCCACCTGA
- the map gene encoding type I methionyl aminopeptidase has protein sequence MPDTTMLADRAPRGTLTKGVVSPMRPVPASIPRPEYVGRTGPERITASEVKTPETIERIRQASKIAAQAMAEVGKHVAPGVTTDELDAVGHEFLVDHGAYPSTLGYMGFTKSLCTSVNEVICHGIPDTTVLADGDILNVDITAYVDGVHGDLNAMFLVGDVDEESRLLVERTKTAMERGIKAVKPGREVNVIGRVIEAYARRFDYGVVRDFTGHGVGEAFHSGLIIPHYDSAPRYDDIIEPGMVFTIEPMLTLGTIEWDQWDDGWTVLTKDRSRTAQWEHTLVVTEDGAEVLTLP, from the coding sequence ATGCCTGACACCACCATGCTCGCCGACCGCGCCCCGCGGGGCACCCTGACCAAGGGCGTCGTCTCCCCGATGCGCCCGGTCCCCGCCTCCATCCCCCGGCCCGAGTACGTGGGGCGCACCGGGCCCGAGCGGATCACCGCCTCGGAAGTGAAGACGCCGGAGACGATCGAGCGGATCCGCCAAGCGTCGAAGATTGCCGCACAGGCCATGGCCGAGGTCGGCAAGCACGTGGCGCCCGGGGTGACCACGGACGAGCTGGACGCCGTCGGGCACGAGTTCCTGGTGGACCACGGCGCCTACCCGTCCACGCTTGGGTACATGGGGTTCACCAAGTCGCTGTGCACCTCGGTCAACGAGGTCATCTGCCACGGCATCCCCGACACCACGGTCCTTGCCGACGGCGACATCCTCAACGTCGACATCACCGCCTACGTCGACGGCGTGCACGGTGACCTCAACGCGATGTTCCTGGTCGGGGACGTGGACGAGGAGTCCCGGCTGCTGGTCGAGCGCACCAAGACCGCGATGGAGCGCGGCATCAAGGCCGTCAAGCCGGGCCGCGAGGTCAACGTCATCGGCCGGGTCATCGAGGCCTACGCCAGGCGGTTCGACTACGGGGTGGTCCGGGACTTCACCGGGCACGGGGTGGGCGAGGCCTTCCACTCGGGCCTGATCATCCCGCACTACGACTCCGCGCCGCGCTACGACGACATCATCGAGCCCGGCATGGTGTTCACGATCGAACCCATGCTCACCCTGGGCACCATCGAGTGGGACCAGTGGGACGACGGGTGGACCGTGCTGACGAAGGACCGCTCGCGCACCGCTCAGTGGGAGCACACCCTCGTCGTGACCGAGGACGGCGCCGAGGTCCTCACCCTGCCTTGA
- a CDS encoding SPOR domain-containing protein, with amino-acid sequence MAGREFYYNLATGEVEEGKVHGATNRMGPYPTPEAARAALRQAEERNEKWDAADAAWEEDTEE; translated from the coding sequence ATGGCTGGTCGAGAGTTCTACTACAACCTCGCTACCGGGGAGGTCGAGGAGGGAAAGGTGCACGGCGCCACCAACCGCATGGGCCCCTACCCGACGCCGGAGGCCGCGCGGGCGGCGCTGCGGCAGGCGGAGGAGCGCAACGAGAAATGGGACGCCGCAGACGCGGCGTGGGAGGAAGACACCGAGGAGTAG